In Longimicrobiales bacterium, a single window of DNA contains:
- a CDS encoding amidohydrolase family protein: protein MRLFFRGLLPAALLLLTPVVMQAQEADLDPDRGLPLEAARWARFTTTEGTWISLDVSPDGQTIVFDLLGDLYAMPIGGGDATRLTRGMGHDMQPRFSPDGERIVFVSDRSGDNNVWLMPAGGGEPTQLSKGIGSRYASPDFTTDGTYVLVSRAAPGAGLEKIWMYHVDGGTGLEIVGGTGDQRMMGAALDADGRYLWYAQRNGMWQYNAILPQYQLWVFDRQTGVRTPMTNRYGSAFRPAVSPNGDWLAYGSRDDADTGIVLRDLNSGEEHWLAYPVQRDDQESTSAMDVLPGYSWTPDGGAIVISYGGGIWSVPADGATPTEIPFSVDAEVAVGPEVSFEYPIEDTPTFTVKQIRDSRPSPDGSQIAFIALDRLYVADVAGGEPRRLTNDVVGEYTPVWSPDGRYVAYTTWDDDSGEGTIRRVSAGGGNATILSTAPAYYQQIAWSPNDRIVGIRSARRNVQEAIDPFIGMGLDSHFFWIPASGGAATAIGPTNGRRLPHFTEDAERIYYYGFAQADPIPGASAAPPPTLALSSARWDDTDKKVHLRVTARIPIGAGGVADGYNISATSDLVEPQTVFEDNNEARELIPQRSAGSVMMAPQGDLALAQIGNDLYVVTVPPANGIVPTIQVAKPDSAAVPTWKLNELGVEFPTWSADGRTAHWSLGNALFSYNMDAASGDANYEAAEQQFGVTADRDIPQGTVVLRGARAITMNGNEIIENADIVVTNNRITSVSAGAGEVPTGAEVIDVSGKTIVPGFVDTHAHMWNMWGVHWARPWIYQANLAYGVTTTRDPQTATTDVLVYEDQVRAGNMVGPRVYHTGPGVFSGEFIRSYEHAIEVLTKYSQYYDTKTFKMYMSGNRRQRQWLIMASLELGLMPTTEGGLDYRLNMTHAIDGYPGVEHTMPIIPAYNDVVELFSTSGTVNTPTLVVSYGGPWGENYFYTNEDIFGDTKLTYFTPKRELDFKARRLQSTGPGPGGWFMDDEYAFRKHSAWLADLVDGGGKTGVGSHGQLQGLGYHWELWLLQSGGMDEHDALRAATLMGAEAIGLGGDLGSIEVGKLADLVILDANPLDNIRNTNTVNRVMMNGRLYDGNTLDEQWPRQRAAPTEAWRETAPNVNAGIRGGGR from the coding sequence ATGCGCTTGTTCTTCCGCGGCCTCTTGCCGGCCGCACTCCTGCTTCTGACGCCCGTCGTGATGCAGGCACAGGAAGCGGATCTGGACCCGGATCGGGGCCTACCGCTCGAAGCCGCCCGCTGGGCTCGCTTCACGACAACTGAAGGCACGTGGATCTCACTCGACGTGAGTCCAGACGGCCAGACGATCGTCTTCGATCTCCTCGGCGACCTCTACGCAATGCCCATTGGCGGCGGTGACGCCACCCGGCTCACGCGTGGAATGGGGCACGACATGCAGCCCCGGTTCAGCCCGGACGGCGAGCGCATCGTCTTCGTGTCCGACAGGAGCGGTGACAACAACGTGTGGTTGATGCCCGCGGGTGGCGGAGAACCTACCCAGCTAAGCAAAGGCATCGGCAGTCGGTACGCTTCGCCAGACTTCACCACCGACGGCACATACGTCCTTGTCTCGCGCGCGGCTCCCGGAGCCGGCCTCGAGAAGATCTGGATGTACCACGTCGACGGCGGCACAGGCCTCGAGATCGTAGGCGGCACGGGCGACCAGCGCATGATGGGAGCCGCGCTCGACGCCGACGGCCGCTACCTGTGGTACGCCCAGCGAAACGGCATGTGGCAGTACAACGCGATCCTACCTCAGTACCAACTCTGGGTTTTCGATCGTCAGACGGGCGTGCGCACACCGATGACGAATCGTTATGGCTCTGCGTTCCGGCCTGCAGTCTCGCCCAATGGGGATTGGCTCGCCTACGGCAGCCGGGACGACGCCGACACCGGCATTGTCCTGCGTGACCTGAATTCGGGTGAGGAGCATTGGCTGGCCTACCCGGTCCAGCGCGACGACCAAGAATCGACATCGGCCATGGATGTGCTCCCCGGTTATTCGTGGACACCTGATGGTGGCGCGATCGTGATCTCGTACGGCGGCGGCATCTGGTCCGTGCCCGCAGACGGAGCCACTCCGACAGAGATTCCGTTCTCAGTCGATGCGGAGGTGGCAGTAGGACCAGAAGTGTCCTTCGAGTACCCCATCGAGGACACGCCCACGTTCACGGTGAAGCAGATCCGTGACTCGCGGCCGTCCCCGGACGGCAGCCAGATCGCGTTCATCGCCCTCGATCGCCTGTACGTGGCCGATGTCGCTGGCGGCGAACCGCGTCGCCTGACGAACGACGTCGTCGGTGAATACACACCGGTCTGGTCTCCGGACGGCCGCTACGTGGCCTACACGACCTGGGATGACGACTCCGGAGAGGGCACGATCCGCCGCGTCTCCGCAGGTGGGGGCAACGCGACGATCCTCTCGACGGCCCCGGCCTACTACCAGCAGATCGCTTGGTCGCCGAACGACCGCATCGTCGGTATTCGCTCCGCACGCCGAAACGTTCAGGAAGCGATCGATCCGTTCATCGGGATGGGACTCGACTCCCACTTCTTCTGGATCCCCGCCTCGGGTGGTGCAGCGACAGCCATTGGGCCGACGAACGGACGCCGGCTTCCGCACTTCACTGAGGACGCGGAACGCATCTACTACTATGGCTTCGCTCAGGCCGATCCCATTCCGGGCGCCTCCGCAGCTCCGCCCCCAACCCTCGCGCTCAGCTCCGCACGTTGGGACGACACGGACAAGAAGGTCCACCTGCGCGTGACCGCTCGGATCCCCATCGGGGCCGGTGGCGTCGCTGATGGATACAACATCTCCGCGACGTCAGACCTCGTCGAACCTCAAACGGTCTTCGAGGACAACAACGAAGCTCGAGAGCTGATCCCTCAGCGCTCTGCAGGCTCGGTGATGATGGCGCCCCAAGGTGACTTGGCACTCGCGCAGATCGGTAACGACCTGTACGTGGTCACGGTGCCGCCCGCGAACGGTATCGTCCCGACGATTCAGGTGGCCAAGCCGGATTCGGCTGCGGTCCCGACGTGGAAACTCAACGAGCTCGGCGTCGAATTCCCGACGTGGTCCGCAGATGGACGCACGGCACACTGGTCACTCGGGAACGCGCTCTTTTCGTACAACATGGACGCAGCATCTGGTGACGCGAACTACGAAGCTGCTGAACAGCAGTTCGGCGTCACGGCAGATCGTGATATCCCGCAGGGCACAGTTGTCCTGCGCGGGGCTCGTGCCATAACGATGAACGGCAACGAGATCATCGAGAACGCGGATATCGTCGTGACAAACAACCGCATCACGTCCGTGTCGGCCGGTGCCGGTGAGGTACCGACAGGAGCGGAAGTTATAGACGTGAGCGGCAAGACGATCGTCCCAGGGTTCGTGGACACCCACGCCCATATGTGGAACATGTGGGGTGTGCATTGGGCACGGCCGTGGATCTACCAGGCGAACCTGGCCTACGGCGTGACCACCACACGAGACCCGCAAACGGCTACGACAGACGTACTCGTGTACGAGGACCAGGTCAGGGCCGGCAATATGGTCGGGCCCCGAGTCTACCACACGGGACCTGGCGTCTTCTCTGGAGAGTTCATCCGGAGCTACGAACACGCCATCGAAGTGCTGACCAAGTACAGCCAGTACTACGACACCAAGACCTTCAAGATGTACATGTCCGGCAACCGCCGTCAGCGGCAGTGGCTGATCATGGCATCGCTGGAATTGGGTCTCATGCCGACCACCGAAGGTGGCTTGGACTACCGGCTCAACATGACGCACGCCATCGACGGATATCCGGGCGTGGAGCACACGATGCCCATCATCCCGGCCTACAACGACGTAGTCGAACTCTTCTCCACGTCGGGCACGGTGAACACCCCTACCCTCGTCGTCTCATACGGCGGTCCGTGGGGTGAGAACTACTTCTACACCAACGAAGACATCTTCGGGGACACGAAGCTGACGTACTTCACGCCGAAGCGTGAGCTCGACTTCAAGGCTCGCCGTCTACAAAGCACGGGCCCTGGACCGGGCGGCTGGTTTATGGACGATGAGTACGCGTTCCGGAAGCACTCGGCATGGCTTGCCGACCTGGTGGACGGCGGTGGGAAGACCGGCGTCGGCTCACATGGCCAGCTCCAGGGCCTCGGCTACCACTGGGAGCTTTGGCTCCTGCAGAGTGGCGGCATGGACGAGCATGATGCACTGCGGGCGGCGACGCTCATGGGAGCCGAGGCCATCGGCCTCGGTGGCGACCTCGGATCCATCGAAGTCGGCAAACTGGCCGACCTCGTGATCCTGGACGCAAACCCGCTCGACAACATTCGCAACACCAATACAGTGAACCGCGTGATGATGAACGGCAGGCTCTACGACGGAAACACGCTCGACGAGCAATGGCCCAGACAGCGGGCTGCGCCTACTGAAGCGTGGAGAGAAACCGCGCCGAATGTGAACGCTGGGATCCGGGGAGGTGGACGATGA
- a CDS encoding creatininase family protein yields the protein MIEQNLLLEEMTWPEVEKALEGGFTSIVIAVGAIEQHGPHLPLLVDAARGDRLAVEVARRLGGSLVGPTIRVGCSEHHMGFAGTLSVRQQTLEAICLDYTVSLARHGFRDVYFVPSHGGNFGPLAEMLGDLAAAVAPGCTVHAYTDLLGFMELWQGAVAQESPGLEGRVGGHADIAESSEMLCIRPDLVREDRAEEGNVQEFDAALAQRIFRDGFRSVTPNGILGDARGMSAAIGEQCIKSAADGIAAALKAD from the coding sequence ATGATTGAGCAGAATCTGCTTCTCGAAGAAATGACCTGGCCCGAGGTCGAGAAGGCACTCGAAGGAGGCTTCACGTCCATCGTGATCGCCGTGGGTGCGATCGAGCAGCACGGGCCGCACCTTCCGCTCCTTGTAGACGCGGCCCGCGGTGATCGCCTGGCTGTAGAAGTCGCTCGGCGGCTTGGAGGATCACTCGTCGGGCCTACCATCCGAGTTGGGTGCTCCGAGCACCACATGGGCTTTGCGGGAACTCTGTCGGTCCGGCAGCAGACGCTAGAGGCGATCTGTCTGGACTACACTGTGAGTTTGGCGCGACACGGCTTCCGCGACGTGTACTTCGTGCCTTCCCACGGCGGCAACTTTGGCCCGCTTGCCGAGATGCTCGGTGACCTGGCGGCGGCTGTCGCCCCAGGGTGCACGGTCCACGCGTATACGGACCTGCTCGGGTTTATGGAGTTATGGCAGGGCGCCGTAGCTCAGGAATCGCCAGGCCTCGAGGGGCGGGTCGGGGGACATGCGGACATCGCAGAGTCCTCAGAGATGTTGTGCATTCGGCCGGATCTCGTGCGTGAGGATCGGGCTGAGGAAGGGAATGTTCAAGAATTCGACGCTGCGCTTGCCCAGCGGATCTTTCGGGATGGATTCAGATCGGTGACGCCCAATGGGATTCTGGGTGATGCGCGCGGGATGAGCGCGGCGATTGGGGAGCAGTGTATTAAGAGTGCCGCTGATGGGATCGCAGCAGCGTTGAAGGCCGACTGA
- a CDS encoding L-lactate permease, producing the protein MGAGLQAFLALFPIALGGALLVGFRVPAKKAMPAAYLAAVAVAFGAWQMEPSRIAAASIQGLFLTFDLLFIIFGAILLLHTLERSGGVSAIRRSFHGVSDDRRVQVVIVAWLFGSFIEGSAGFGTPAAVAAPLLVALGFPAAGAVMLGMMVQSTAVTFGAVGTPVLVGVQGGLGGEAFMADLAGAGLSMRDYLEAVTAKAVLLHATAGVLMPTWMVIMLTRFFGEKKSWTEGLSILPFTLVGGLAFTVPYVLLGTFLGPEFPSLLGAPIGLAIVVTFARRGWLIPSDTWDFPARDRWDDEWVSGLEEELADVPESGVSSVMAWAPYGILGLLLVLTRLPNLPIGGWLKVPDIQWANILGSGITATTTPLYLPGFVLLVVVGITALLHRMSGSALKEAVQSSSKVLLGAGFVLIFTVPMVRVYINSEVNGAGFLAMPLAMAEWVAGNVGQVWPFFAPLTGALGAFIAGSNTVSNLMFSAFQYGVAERLAMSTVMIVALQAVGAAAGNMIAIHNVVAASATVGLLGKEGATLRKTILPTVYYLLVVGILGLIAIHVLGVVDPVG; encoded by the coding sequence GTGGGCGCCGGACTACAGGCCTTCCTGGCCCTGTTCCCCATTGCGTTGGGGGGTGCACTCCTCGTCGGCTTTCGGGTGCCAGCTAAGAAGGCGATGCCCGCGGCGTATCTCGCGGCTGTCGCGGTGGCGTTTGGGGCGTGGCAGATGGAGCCTTCGCGCATCGCGGCAGCGTCCATCCAGGGCCTGTTCCTGACGTTCGACCTGCTCTTCATCATCTTCGGTGCGATTCTGCTCCTGCACACGCTGGAGCGATCCGGCGGTGTCTCGGCGATCCGCCGGAGCTTCCACGGCGTCAGCGACGACCGACGGGTCCAAGTCGTGATCGTCGCGTGGCTTTTTGGTTCGTTCATTGAGGGCTCGGCAGGGTTCGGCACACCGGCTGCCGTGGCTGCACCACTTCTCGTCGCCCTTGGTTTTCCCGCCGCGGGTGCAGTCATGCTCGGCATGATGGTGCAGAGCACAGCGGTGACGTTTGGTGCTGTTGGCACACCCGTCTTGGTGGGTGTGCAGGGTGGGCTCGGTGGCGAAGCATTCATGGCTGACCTGGCTGGGGCCGGCCTCTCCATGCGGGACTACCTGGAGGCGGTCACCGCGAAAGCGGTTTTGCTGCACGCGACCGCGGGCGTCCTGATGCCCACATGGATGGTCATCATGCTCACCCGATTCTTCGGAGAGAAGAAGTCGTGGACGGAAGGGCTATCCATTCTGCCGTTCACGCTCGTGGGTGGTCTAGCCTTCACCGTGCCCTACGTACTCCTTGGCACCTTCCTCGGTCCGGAGTTCCCTTCCCTGTTGGGGGCCCCGATCGGCCTGGCCATCGTCGTGACCTTCGCCCGGCGCGGCTGGCTCATCCCCTCGGACACATGGGACTTCCCCGCCCGCGATCGTTGGGACGACGAGTGGGTCAGTGGATTGGAAGAAGAGCTGGCCGACGTCCCGGAGAGCGGTGTCTCCTCGGTAATGGCATGGGCTCCCTACGGAATCCTCGGACTTCTTCTGGTCCTCACACGGCTGCCCAACCTTCCCATTGGGGGATGGCTCAAGGTCCCCGACATCCAGTGGGCGAACATCCTAGGGTCGGGCATCACGGCCACGACGACGCCGCTCTACTTACCCGGGTTCGTGCTCTTGGTCGTGGTCGGGATCACGGCACTGCTCCATCGGATGAGTGGGTCGGCTCTCAAGGAGGCGGTGCAATCGTCCAGCAAAGTCCTCCTGGGCGCGGGATTCGTGCTCATCTTCACCGTCCCAATGGTCCGGGTCTACATCAACTCTGAAGTGAACGGCGCTGGCTTCTTGGCCATGCCACTGGCGATGGCGGAGTGGGTGGCGGGCAACGTCGGTCAGGTATGGCCGTTCTTTGCACCCCTCACCGGCGCGCTCGGCGCATTCATCGCGGGCTCGAATACGGTGAGTAATCTGATGTTCTCCGCCTTCCAGTACGGAGTAGCCGAACGTCTCGCGATGTCCACCGTGATGATCGTCGCACTTCAGGCGGTCGGAGCCGCCGCCGGCAACATGATTGCGATTCACAACGTGGTCGCGGCATCTGCTACGGTAGGGCTGCTGGGCAAAGAGGGGGCGACGCTGCGGAAGACGATTCTGCCGACCGTGTATTACCTGCTTGTCGTCGGCATCCTAGGTCTTATCGCGATCCATGTATTGGGGGTCGTCGACCCGGTCGGATAA
- a CDS encoding DUF2461 domain-containing protein produces MALPVRDVKEVGAQPYFARGAFQFMKDLADNNDREWFSKNKPRYETHIKDASLRFISDFAPYLKKLSPHFMATPRSLFRIYRDTRFLKDKTPYKTHVGIHFRHEQAKNAYAPGYYLHIEPGEVFAGMGVWHPESKALRAIREHIVAEPAGWKKASRGKKFLGTVGLVGDKLSRPPKGFDPEHPLIEDLKFKDFIAITSLPQKFVLNSDLPKELEQLFRAGTPFMRYLCDALNVPF; encoded by the coding sequence GTGGCTTTACCCGTAAGAGATGTGAAAGAAGTGGGAGCCCAACCCTACTTCGCGCGCGGTGCGTTTCAGTTCATGAAGGACCTGGCGGACAACAACGACCGCGAATGGTTTTCAAAGAACAAGCCTCGGTACGAGACGCACATCAAAGACGCCTCGCTGCGTTTCATATCAGACTTCGCGCCGTACCTGAAGAAGTTGAGCCCCCACTTCATGGCCACGCCGCGATCCCTGTTCAGGATCTACCGCGACACCCGCTTCTTGAAGGACAAGACGCCTTACAAGACGCATGTGGGCATACACTTCCGGCACGAGCAGGCCAAGAACGCCTACGCACCGGGCTACTACCTGCACATCGAACCCGGCGAGGTCTTTGCCGGAATGGGCGTCTGGCATCCGGAATCGAAGGCGCTACGGGCCATCCGGGAGCACATCGTTGCCGAACCGGCGGGTTGGAAGAAGGCGTCACGGGGCAAGAAATTCCTGGGTACGGTCGGGTTGGTCGGCGACAAACTGTCGCGCCCACCAAAAGGATTCGATCCAGAGCACCCGCTTATCGAGGATCTGAAGTTCAAGGACTTTATCGCGATCACGTCTCTGCCTCAGAAGTTCGTACTCAACTCGGACCTGCCCAAAGAGCTCGAACAGCTCTTCCGGGCTGGCACACCATTCATGCGTTATCTGTGTGACGCCTTGAACGTGCCCTTCTAA
- the pdxH gene encoding pyridoxamine 5'-phosphate oxidase, which translates to MSLKSSIKTMLTLEQGVASGLPEAAADMNPIALFRAWHSAAEESGIALPESMTLATSTAEGIPSARTVLLKGVDERGFVFYTNYGSRKAGELEANPHAALCFHWAVLERQVRVTGHVERVSREESLAYFTSRGKGSRIGAWASRQSEPLEERSSLEAAVADFKEQYPGEDVPLPPHWGGYLVRPDQIEFWQGRADRLHDRLVFSHTETGWSTKWLYP; encoded by the coding sequence ATGTCTCTGAAATCCTCCATCAAGACCATGCTCACCTTGGAGCAAGGCGTAGCGTCCGGCCTCCCTGAGGCGGCAGCGGATATGAATCCCATCGCCCTCTTTCGTGCCTGGCACTCGGCTGCGGAGGAGTCCGGGATCGCTCTTCCGGAGTCGATGACATTGGCTACGTCGACCGCGGAAGGAATTCCTTCTGCTCGTACGGTCCTACTCAAGGGCGTGGACGAGCGCGGTTTTGTCTTCTATACGAATTATGGAAGCAGAAAGGCGGGCGAACTCGAAGCGAACCCGCACGCGGCCCTCTGTTTTCACTGGGCCGTACTCGAACGGCAAGTCCGAGTGACCGGACACGTCGAGCGCGTTTCACGCGAAGAGAGCCTGGCCTACTTCACGTCCCGCGGGAAAGGAAGCCGCATTGGGGCATGGGCTTCACGACAGAGTGAACCGCTGGAAGAACGAAGTTCTCTGGAGGCAGCAGTCGCGGACTTCAAGGAACAGTATCCAGGCGAAGACGTTCCGCTCCCGCCACATTGGGGCGGCTATCTCGTGCGGCCGGACCAGATCGAGTTCTGGCAGGGCCGCGCAGACCGATTGCACGACCGCCTGGTGTTCTCCCATACCGAGACTGGGTGGAGTACGAAGTGGCTTTACCCGTAA
- a CDS encoding metal-sensitive transcriptional regulator translates to MQDERTTDIVRRLKSVEGHVRGVERMVGEDAYCIDVVNQILAIQRALKKVSGLVLDQHLHHCVTSAIRGTDDNEKEQVLGELLQVFEATGKA, encoded by the coding sequence ATGCAGGATGAACGAACCACCGACATCGTGCGGCGCCTAAAGAGCGTGGAGGGCCATGTTCGAGGCGTGGAGCGCATGGTGGGCGAAGACGCGTACTGCATCGACGTCGTGAACCAGATTCTGGCCATCCAGCGCGCGCTCAAGAAGGTGAGCGGTCTCGTTCTGGACCAACATCTCCACCACTGTGTGACAAGCGCCATTCGCGGCACCGACGACAACGAAAAAGAACAGGTCCTCGGAGAACTACTCCAGGTCTTCGAAGCCACCGGAAAGGCCTAA
- a CDS encoding heavy-metal-associated domain-containing protein — MTNKTVTAPSISCGHCVATIEREVGELNGVEEVKAEQVAKTVKISWDPDTTDWVVIEELMTEIGHPPVG, encoded by the coding sequence ATGACGAATAAGACCGTGACCGCCCCGAGCATCAGCTGCGGGCACTGCGTCGCCACCATTGAGCGGGAAGTCGGCGAACTGAACGGAGTCGAAGAGGTGAAGGCGGAGCAGGTCGCCAAGACCGTGAAGATCTCCTGGGATCCGGATACGACGGACTGGGTGGTCATCGAGGAACTCATGACAGAGATCGGCCACCCGCCGGTAGGCTGA
- a CDS encoding heavy metal translocating P-type ATPase, protein MTPDVREREVVLPITGMTCVNCAATVERALRKTEGVSEVSVNFATERATVRLTNSVLEKADLTEVVSRVGFGVLEAEGEALEDAEAAGRRAEIADQTKKFWTGVAFAGPLFVLSMARDFTLLGAWSHAPWVNWLMFALATPVQFYVGWDYYVGGFKSLRAGSANMDVLVALGSSVAWIYSVVVATALTMGSVAAGEHVYFETAALIITLIKLGKLLEVRAKGQTGEAIRELMELQPDTARVVRDGVEVEVSLADVLVGDLVSVRPGGRIPVDGMLEQGHSTIDESMLTGESMPVEKGPGDTVTGATVNRVGAFQYRATKVGADTALAQVIRLVREAQGSKAPIQRLADRVASVFVPVVIGLALATFLVWWLAVDAGFTPALIRMVAVLVIACPCALGLATPTAVMVGTGRGARMGILFRSSEALERARQVDIVVLDKTGTVTKGEPVVHTVHGANGNDAELLALAASAEMRSEHPISLAVLAAARNRGLEVQEPSSFEAVVGRGVTATVQGVDVLVGSRRLMTENGIDTAALDPEEARIEALAQTPLWVAQDGHAIGLLSVADALKDGSREAVGQLRAAGLRVVMLTGDRETTARAVAAEAGIDEVIADVLPDGKAEAIKLLQETGDVAMVGDGINDAPALAQSDVGIAIGTGADVAMEAADVTLMRGDLRSVPLAFELSRATMRTIEQNLFWAFFYNVVLIPVAAGTLYSFAFLPMMLRTLHPILAAVAMAFSSVSVVGNSLRLRRATLASEKTFGGLRS, encoded by the coding sequence ATGACACCTGACGTTCGCGAGCGTGAGGTCGTTCTCCCCATCACGGGGATGACGTGCGTCAACTGTGCAGCGACCGTGGAGCGCGCGCTTCGGAAGACGGAGGGTGTGTCTGAAGTCTCCGTGAATTTTGCCACTGAGCGAGCCACGGTGCGGCTCACGAACTCGGTATTGGAAAAGGCGGACCTCACTGAGGTCGTGAGCCGCGTGGGCTTTGGTGTGCTCGAGGCCGAAGGCGAAGCTCTGGAGGACGCCGAAGCCGCTGGCCGACGGGCTGAGATCGCGGATCAAACGAAGAAGTTCTGGACCGGGGTCGCCTTCGCCGGCCCGCTCTTTGTTCTCAGCATGGCTCGCGACTTCACGCTTCTGGGAGCGTGGTCGCACGCTCCTTGGGTCAACTGGCTCATGTTTGCGCTCGCGACCCCAGTCCAATTTTACGTGGGGTGGGACTACTACGTCGGAGGCTTCAAGTCACTTCGGGCCGGCTCCGCGAACATGGACGTGCTCGTCGCGCTCGGGTCGTCGGTAGCCTGGATCTACTCGGTTGTGGTGGCCACGGCGCTCACGATGGGCTCCGTGGCTGCGGGTGAGCATGTCTACTTCGAGACCGCTGCGTTGATCATCACGCTGATCAAGCTTGGAAAGCTCCTTGAAGTGCGAGCGAAGGGTCAGACGGGCGAAGCCATCCGGGAACTCATGGAACTCCAACCTGACACCGCCAGAGTCGTGCGGGATGGAGTGGAGGTCGAGGTCTCCCTCGCAGACGTACTCGTAGGCGACCTGGTATCGGTGCGGCCCGGTGGCCGGATTCCCGTCGATGGTATGCTGGAGCAGGGACACTCTACCATCGACGAGAGCATGCTTACGGGAGAGAGCATGCCCGTCGAAAAAGGCCCTGGCGACACAGTCACCGGTGCGACGGTGAATCGCGTCGGCGCATTCCAATACCGAGCCACCAAGGTGGGTGCGGACACCGCACTCGCGCAGGTGATCCGGCTTGTTCGTGAGGCCCAGGGCAGCAAGGCGCCCATTCAGCGATTGGCGGATCGAGTCGCCTCGGTGTTCGTGCCGGTCGTGATAGGCTTGGCCTTGGCCACGTTCCTGGTGTGGTGGCTGGCCGTTGATGCTGGCTTTACCCCGGCGCTCATCCGGATGGTCGCTGTACTGGTTATCGCATGCCCGTGTGCGCTCGGGCTCGCGACGCCCACTGCCGTGATGGTGGGGACGGGGAGGGGGGCTCGTATGGGCATTCTCTTCCGATCCTCGGAAGCGCTCGAGCGCGCTCGGCAGGTCGACATCGTTGTGTTGGATAAGACCGGCACGGTGACGAAGGGAGAACCCGTCGTGCACACGGTCCATGGTGCGAACGGGAATGACGCAGAGCTTCTCGCTCTGGCGGCCTCCGCGGAGATGCGCAGTGAGCACCCGATCTCATTGGCGGTGTTGGCGGCTGCGCGGAACCGCGGCCTTGAGGTGCAGGAACCGTCGAGCTTCGAAGCCGTCGTTGGTCGAGGTGTTACCGCCACGGTGCAGGGCGTGGACGTACTCGTCGGCTCCAGGCGCCTCATGACTGAGAACGGCATCGATACCGCTGCCCTCGATCCAGAGGAGGCACGCATCGAGGCGTTAGCTCAGACCCCGCTTTGGGTTGCTCAAGACGGTCATGCGATCGGGCTGCTCTCCGTCGCCGATGCACTCAAGGACGGATCGCGTGAGGCCGTTGGCCAGCTCCGGGCTGCGGGTCTCCGGGTCGTTATGCTGACGGGCGACCGTGAAACCACCGCGCGTGCCGTAGCGGCCGAGGCAGGAATTGACGAAGTCATCGCCGATGTACTGCCGGACGGAAAAGCGGAGGCGATTAAACTGCTTCAAGAAACGGGTGATGTCGCCATGGTCGGCGACGGGATTAACGATGCGCCCGCTCTGGCACAGTCCGACGTCGGCATCGCGATCGGGACAGGGGCCGACGTGGCGATGGAAGCCGCCGACGTCACGCTCATGCGTGGGGATCTCCGCTCGGTGCCACTAGCCTTCGAGTTGAGCCGAGCGACCATGCGGACCATCGAACAGAATCTGTTCTGGGCTTTCTTCTACAATGTGGTCCTGATTCCCGTTGCAGCGGGCACTCTCTACAGCTTTGCGTTTCTGCCGATGATGCTACGGACGCTCCACCCGATCCTGGCGGCCGTCGCTATGGCGTTCAGTTCGGTGAGCGTCGTCGGGAACAGCTTGCGACTACGAAGAGCGACGTTGGCGAGTGAGAAAACCTTCGGCGGGCTGCGCTCGTAA